One window from the genome of Echinicola vietnamensis DSM 17526 encodes:
- the fabD gene encoding ACP S-malonyltransferase yields MKAYVFPGQGAQFPGMGKELYESNDEAKKLFDQADEILGFKISEIMFHGTAEELKETKVTQPAVFLHSVILAKTTADFKPDMAAGHSLGELSALVATGALSFEDGLNLVYQRALAMQEACEINPSTMAAILGLEDDKVEEICASVAGEVVVAANYNCPGQLVISGSNEGIKIACEKAKEAGAKRALPLPVGGAFHSPLMEPAREKLEKAIASTAFNQPVCPIYQNVSTKGETDITTIKQNLIAQLTAPVKWTQSVQNMVADGATDFVECGPGKVLQGLVKKIHREAEVSGL; encoded by the coding sequence ATGAAAGCTTATGTTTTTCCCGGTCAGGGAGCACAATTCCCAGGAATGGGCAAAGAACTTTACGAATCCAACGATGAAGCCAAAAAACTGTTTGACCAAGCCGATGAGATTTTAGGCTTTAAGATCAGCGAGATCATGTTTCACGGTACGGCCGAAGAGCTCAAGGAAACCAAGGTCACCCAACCAGCGGTATTTCTCCACTCCGTAATCCTGGCCAAGACCACCGCAGATTTCAAACCTGATATGGCGGCAGGACATTCTCTTGGAGAGCTCTCCGCCTTAGTGGCGACAGGAGCATTGTCATTTGAAGATGGCCTGAATCTGGTGTACCAAAGGGCCCTTGCCATGCAAGAAGCATGCGAAATCAACCCTTCCACGATGGCCGCTATCCTCGGTTTGGAAGATGATAAAGTGGAAGAAATCTGCGCCAGTGTAGCAGGAGAAGTAGTGGTAGCTGCCAACTACAATTGTCCTGGTCAGCTGGTCATTTCCGGCTCCAACGAAGGCATCAAGATTGCCTGCGAAAAAGCCAAAGAAGCCGGTGCCAAGCGGGCATTGCCACTTCCTGTGGGGGGAGCGTTCCACTCTCCTTTGATGGAACCTGCCAGGGAAAAGCTGGAAAAGGCCATTGCCTCCACGGCTTTCAACCAGCCCGTTTGCCCCATTTACCAAAACGTCAGTACCAAAGGCGAAACGGATATCACTACGATCAAACAAAACCTGATCGCCCAGCTTACCGCTCCCGTGAAGTGGACCCAGTCGGTACAAAACATGGTCGCCGACGGAGCAACGGATTTTGTAGAATGTGGTCCTGGCAAAGTCCTACAGGGCTTGGTCAAAAAAATTCACCGAGAAGCAGAAGTTTCTGGACTTTAA
- a CDS encoding MATE family efflux transporter, producing the protein MTLTNIIHHFKKALSGEEEDFTVGSIRKAIFYLSIPMILEMLMESLFAVVDIFFVGKLGVQAVATVGLTESVLTIVYSVAIGLSMAATAVVARRIGEKKKKAASQAAFQAIIICAVLAMTIGVLGLFFAKDLLTLMGGDPALVASGFGYTQVIFAGNISVMLLFLINGVFRGAGNAVIAMRTLWLANGINIVLDPMLIFGIGFFPELGLEGAAWATTIGRSVGVLFQLSVLFRGKAIISFNWDVLRFRWYTVKNILKIAIGGMGQFLIESASWIVLMRIVSNSGSVALAGFTIAIRLIIFALLPAMGFSNASATLVGQNLGAKRPDRAEQSAWKAAHYTALFLGSIGLLFFFFGEYIISWFNDNPEVIQVGTDGLGIICLGYVFFAYGMVMSQSLNGAGDTKTPTLINIVVLWLFQLPLAYVLSQWFDMGEIGVFIAIAVGHSVHALVSGFIFNQGKWKLKEV; encoded by the coding sequence ATGACATTAACGAATATTATTCATCATTTTAAAAAGGCACTGAGTGGCGAAGAAGAGGACTTTACAGTAGGAAGTATCCGAAAAGCCATCTTTTACCTGTCCATTCCTATGATCCTGGAGATGCTCATGGAATCACTGTTTGCAGTGGTAGACATTTTCTTTGTAGGTAAATTGGGGGTGCAAGCTGTGGCTACGGTGGGATTGACCGAATCGGTGCTGACCATTGTGTATTCGGTGGCCATCGGGCTGAGCATGGCCGCGACGGCTGTGGTAGCGCGAAGGATAGGGGAGAAGAAAAAGAAAGCCGCCTCCCAAGCAGCCTTTCAAGCCATCATTATTTGTGCGGTATTGGCCATGACGATTGGTGTGTTGGGCTTGTTTTTCGCTAAGGACCTCCTTACCCTGATGGGGGGCGATCCAGCGTTGGTAGCAAGTGGATTTGGCTACACCCAGGTGATCTTTGCAGGAAATATCAGTGTAATGCTGTTGTTTTTGATCAATGGAGTATTCCGGGGTGCGGGCAATGCCGTCATTGCAATGCGTACACTATGGTTGGCAAATGGCATCAATATCGTATTGGACCCTATGCTGATCTTCGGGATCGGCTTTTTCCCTGAACTTGGTCTGGAAGGGGCTGCTTGGGCCACTACGATCGGTCGATCAGTAGGCGTCTTGTTTCAGTTGAGTGTCCTTTTTCGCGGAAAAGCGATCATTAGCTTTAATTGGGATGTTTTGCGCTTCAGGTGGTATACGGTAAAAAATATCCTCAAAATCGCCATCGGCGGAATGGGCCAATTTCTCATTGAATCGGCCAGTTGGATTGTACTCATGCGGATCGTCTCCAATTCAGGAAGCGTCGCTTTGGCGGGTTTTACCATTGCCATACGCCTGATCATATTTGCCTTACTTCCTGCTATGGGCTTTTCAAATGCTTCGGCCACATTGGTCGGCCAGAACCTGGGCGCCAAAAGGCCTGACCGAGCAGAACAGTCCGCTTGGAAGGCTGCGCATTACACGGCGCTTTTTTTAGGAAGCATTGGCCTACTGTTTTTCTTTTTCGGGGAATACATCATCAGCTGGTTCAATGATAACCCGGAGGTGATTCAAGTAGGAACCGATGGGCTTGGGATCATTTGTTTGGGCTATGTGTTCTTTGCTTATGGTATGGTCATGAGCCAATCGCTTAACGGAGCTGGCGATACGAAGACCCCTACGTTAATTAACATTGTGGTGTTATGGCTGTTTCAGTTGCCTTTGGCCTATGTGCTCTCTCAGTGGTTTGACATGGGAGAAATTGGGGTGTTTATAGCCATTGCTGTAGGCCATTCCGTTCATGCACTGGTCAGCGGTTTTATCTTTAACCAAGGAAAGTGGAAGCTGAAGGAGGTATAG
- the sppA gene encoding signal peptide peptidase SppA, whose amino-acid sequence MKFLSNVLAVILGLMIFSVISFILFAGLITLSTAEEKVTISDNTVLHINLENIVLVERTSEDNIDLSSFGPIPAAYKIGLANVKKAIRTAKENNNIKGIYLQAGTVMANPAVLTELRNELIDFSESGKFIVSYSELYSEGGYFLSSAASEIYLNPMGGLEFNGLSSEILFFKGMLEKLEIEPVIFRVGEFKSAVEPFILDQMSDANRLQTESFLGDMNDYMIRQIAESRSLTFDTLKKANDQMLVREPQDAADLGLVDGIWYDDQVKDLLREKLGLEADAEITTINISGINKTAKTKNLTASNRIAVIVAEGEIVSGKVEGTISSEIFAQEIKKARMDDDIKAIVLRVNSPGGSVLASEVIWREMNEAKKVKPVIASMSSLAASGGYYISTPADTIVAQPNTITGSIGIFGMWFNAEGLLNNKLGITTDVAKTGEFSDFMNPTRQLSEVEKNIIQKQIEDGYDTFITRVADGRKMSKEAVMEVASGRVWSGRQAKENGLVDILGGLDDAIQIAANKADVGEDYRVLYYPKQKTILEQIMTELGTDIEARYMNYRFGNSYRLLEKIENIQQMKGINARLPFDIKVK is encoded by the coding sequence ATGAAATTTTTAAGTAATGTGCTGGCAGTAATTTTGGGGTTGATGATTTTTTCGGTCATCAGTTTCATTTTATTTGCTGGTCTGATCACGTTATCCACTGCAGAAGAAAAAGTCACCATCAGCGATAATACTGTTCTCCATATCAATTTAGAAAATATTGTATTGGTGGAACGGACATCTGAAGACAATATTGACCTTTCATCGTTTGGCCCTATTCCCGCAGCCTATAAAATCGGGCTTGCAAATGTAAAAAAGGCCATCCGTACCGCTAAGGAAAACAACAATATAAAGGGCATATACCTCCAAGCTGGAACCGTCATGGCAAATCCTGCCGTCCTGACCGAACTCCGGAATGAGCTGATTGATTTTAGTGAATCCGGGAAATTTATCGTGTCCTATTCAGAATTATACAGTGAAGGAGGATATTTTCTATCATCCGCTGCCAGTGAGATCTACCTTAACCCCATGGGAGGACTTGAATTCAATGGCCTTTCCTCCGAAATATTGTTTTTTAAGGGCATGCTGGAGAAACTTGAAATAGAACCGGTGATATTTAGGGTTGGGGAATTTAAAAGTGCCGTAGAACCTTTTATTCTCGACCAAATGAGTGATGCCAACCGCCTACAAACGGAGTCATTCCTGGGCGACATGAACGATTACATGATTCGTCAAATAGCGGAGAGTAGGTCATTGACGTTTGACACGCTCAAAAAAGCCAATGATCAGATGCTGGTGCGTGAGCCACAAGATGCTGCTGACCTGGGCCTAGTGGACGGGATTTGGTACGACGATCAAGTCAAAGACCTCCTTCGGGAAAAGCTTGGTTTGGAAGCGGACGCTGAAATCACCACCATCAACATCTCAGGCATCAATAAAACCGCCAAAACCAAAAACCTGACCGCCAGTAATCGCATTGCCGTGATCGTGGCGGAAGGAGAGATCGTCAGTGGCAAAGTGGAAGGCACCATCAGCTCAGAGATCTTTGCGCAGGAAATCAAAAAGGCACGAATGGATGATGACATCAAGGCAATCGTCCTCCGTGTAAACTCACCGGGTGGGTCTGTCTTGGCCTCTGAAGTCATTTGGAGAGAAATGAATGAAGCCAAAAAGGTAAAACCTGTCATTGCATCCATGTCATCTTTGGCTGCATCAGGAGGATATTATATCTCTACACCAGCCGATACCATCGTCGCCCAGCCCAATACCATCACTGGATCAATTGGCATATTCGGCATGTGGTTCAATGCTGAAGGCCTCCTTAACAATAAATTGGGGATCACGACGGATGTGGCAAAGACCGGTGAATTCTCGGATTTTATGAACCCTACCCGTCAGCTGAGCGAAGTCGAAAAAAACATCATCCAAAAACAGATCGAAGACGGTTACGACACGTTTATCACTCGCGTGGCTGATGGGCGAAAGATGAGCAAGGAAGCCGTCATGGAAGTGGCATCAGGAAGGGTATGGAGTGGCCGCCAAGCCAAAGAAAATGGTCTGGTTGACATCCTTGGAGGACTGGATGATGCAATTCAAATCGCAGCAAACAAAGCTGATGTGGGTGAAGACTACAGAGTCCTTTACTACCCCAAACAAAAAACCATCTTGGAACAGATCATGACTGAATTGGGCACTGATATCGAAGCCCGATACATGAACTATCGATTTGGAAACTCCTATCGTCTTCTTGAAAAAATCGAAAACATTCAACAAATGAAAGGCATCAACGCAAGGTTGCCTTTTGATATCAAAGTCAAATAA
- a CDS encoding alpha/beta fold hydrolase has product MPFLINETGKDPVDLYYKDYGKGKPVILIHGWPLSHQAWEGQTQTLLDAGYRVISYDRRGFGLSSQPLEGYDYSSLTSDLREIILQLDLQDVTIVGFSMGGGEVVRYFTDFGGDRVKKAVLIGSIIPLVAQKTDNPDGVPADMLNGILDALKSNRIGFLKDFHKNFYNYENNTDRMSQANLDYDFSIASHASPIATIKCAEAWAGTDFRPELKNVSVPTLIIHGDEDNIVPIKSASDQAAKGITANEYHVISGGPHGLTLTHRDEVDKLLLDFLKK; this is encoded by the coding sequence ATGCCATTTTTGATCAATGAGACAGGGAAAGATCCCGTAGATTTATATTACAAAGACTATGGAAAAGGCAAGCCTGTAATCCTGATCCACGGATGGCCACTCAGCCATCAAGCTTGGGAAGGCCAGACACAAACCCTTTTGGATGCAGGGTACCGTGTGATCAGCTATGACCGCAGAGGCTTCGGGCTTTCCTCACAGCCCTTGGAAGGGTATGATTATTCTTCCTTGACAAGTGACCTGAGAGAAATCATCCTTCAATTGGACTTACAGGACGTCACCATTGTCGGCTTTAGCATGGGGGGAGGTGAAGTGGTGCGCTACTTTACAGACTTTGGTGGTGACAGGGTGAAAAAAGCAGTCCTGATTGGCTCCATCATTCCATTGGTAGCCCAGAAGACCGACAACCCTGACGGAGTACCTGCCGATATGCTGAACGGTATCTTGGACGCCCTGAAAAGCAATCGCATAGGGTTCTTGAAGGATTTTCATAAAAATTTCTATAATTATGAAAATAATACTGATCGCATGTCCCAAGCCAACTTGGATTACGATTTCTCCATTGCATCCCATGCCTCTCCCATCGCTACCATTAAATGTGCTGAAGCTTGGGCAGGAACAGACTTCAGACCCGAATTGAAAAATGTCTCCGTACCGACCCTCATCATCCACGGTGACGAAGATAATATTGTCCCCATCAAAAGTGCCAGTGACCAAGCTGCCAAAGGCATCACCGCTAATGAATATCATGTGATATCGGGTGGTCCCCATGGACTGACCCTCACCCACAGAGATGAGGTGGACAAGTTGCTACTGGATTTTCTGAAAAAATAA
- the folK gene encoding 2-amino-4-hydroxy-6-hydroxymethyldihydropteridine diphosphokinase gives MSQVVLLIGGNLGDREMLIHAAVEQLGRKFRLVKTSSLYETAAWGGKSSGDYLNQAVVVETDWEPEKVLDFTQAVEIDLGRKRKEKWGDRTMDIDIIYFGNRVIKTARLAVPHPHLPDRKFVLMPLVEIMPDFVHPILRKTNQALLDACTDIGKVIKL, from the coding sequence ATGTCACAAGTAGTGTTGTTAATCGGAGGGAATTTGGGGGATAGGGAAATGCTGATCCATGCTGCCGTGGAACAGCTCGGAAGAAAATTCAGGTTGGTCAAAACTTCATCCCTTTATGAAACAGCCGCTTGGGGAGGGAAGTCCTCAGGCGATTACCTTAACCAAGCGGTGGTGGTTGAAACCGATTGGGAACCCGAAAAGGTGTTGGATTTTACGCAAGCCGTGGAGATTGATTTGGGAAGAAAGCGTAAAGAGAAATGGGGAGATCGAACCATGGACATTGATATTATCTATTTTGGGAATAGGGTTATTAAAACCGCAAGGTTGGCAGTGCCACATCCGCACTTGCCTGATAGAAAGTTTGTGCTGATGCCATTGGTAGAAATCATGCCGGATTTTGTTCATCCTATATTGAGGAAGACGAACCAAGCGCTTCTCGATGCATGTACCGATATCGGAAAGGTGATAAAACTGTAA
- a CDS encoding HopJ type III effector protein — protein sequence MTFLDKISQNPEAISFQETMDFIDENYIFTPTHFSNGKTVNEAGQNNGSCKIFSLGRLLSLSKAQTLNLFGDIYRKDVLGNPQGEDHQNIRNFIQNGWEGIIFKGTALEKK from the coding sequence ATGACATTTCTAGACAAAATCAGCCAAAACCCAGAAGCAATTTCCTTTCAGGAAACCATGGATTTCATTGACGAAAACTACATTTTCACCCCCACGCATTTCAGCAATGGTAAAACGGTCAATGAAGCCGGTCAAAACAACGGATCCTGTAAAATCTTCAGCCTTGGCCGACTCCTTAGCCTTAGTAAAGCGCAAACGCTAAATCTTTTTGGTGACATTTACCGCAAGGATGTCTTGGGAAATCCCCAAGGAGAAGATCATCAAAATATCCGGAATTTTATCCAAAACGGTTGGGAAGGAATTATCTTTAAAGGTACTGCATTGGAGAAGAAATAA
- a CDS encoding thiol-disulfide oxidoreductase DCC family protein: MTKLTDRYDIVLFDGVCNLCNQAVDFIIQRDPKNHFKLASLQDDLSKKLLKGKNLDESYLDSIVLLQNDQVYYKSRAALEIAKKLNGLWPLLYVFIVIPRFLRDPLYDWIARNRYKWFGKRETCRFPTEEDKMKFLSKEDLEST; the protein is encoded by the coding sequence ATGACAAAGCTAACCGATCGTTACGATATCGTTTTATTCGATGGAGTCTGCAACCTGTGCAATCAGGCGGTAGACTTCATCATCCAACGTGACCCCAAAAACCATTTCAAACTAGCATCCTTGCAAGACGACCTGAGCAAAAAACTGCTCAAAGGAAAAAACTTAGATGAGTCTTATTTGGATTCGATCGTGCTGCTCCAAAACGATCAGGTTTATTATAAGAGCAGGGCGGCCCTTGAAATTGCCAAGAAGCTAAATGGGCTGTGGCCGTTACTATATGTTTTTATCGTCATTCCGAGATTTCTTCGCGATCCACTTTATGACTGGATTGCCCGCAACCGTTACAAGTGGTTTGGCAAAAGGGAAACATGCCGCTTCCCTACCGAAGAGGACAAAATGAAGTTTTTAAGCAAAGAAGATCTTGAATCCACTTGA
- the bioA gene encoding adenosylmethionine--8-amino-7-oxononanoate transaminase, with protein sequence MTQEEILSIDHKHIWHPYTAASRPMDNLVVKKASGVFLELEDGTRLIDGMSSWWSTIHGYQVPALNRAIQQQLENMAHVMFGGITHRPAAELTQALLEVVPQGLKHVFYSDSGSVAVEVAMKMALQYWHSKGQGSKNRFATVRSGYHGDTWHDMSVCDPVTGMHSIFNNRLSPQIFLPAPQSTFHGQLIPEELEEVERVLSSHHEEIAAFILEPIVQGAGGMRFYHPDYLNSLKTHCEKYDILLIADEIATGFGRTGKLFACEHAAITPDIMCIGKALTGGYMSFAATLCTADVAHTISDGSPGVFMHGPTFMGNPLACATALASLELLLAKDWKAEIQAIESHLNDALAGLQTLEAVKEVRVLGAIGVVEMKAEVDMKAIQAALTKRGLWLRPFGKLIYTMPPFVITPAELQQLTNAMVDSIKAYGEKLTEEK encoded by the coding sequence ATGACCCAAGAAGAAATCCTTTCCATAGACCACAAACACATTTGGCACCCGTATACCGCTGCCTCAAGGCCAATGGACAACTTGGTCGTAAAAAAAGCCAGTGGTGTTTTTCTGGAATTGGAAGATGGCACCCGACTGATCGATGGCATGTCCAGCTGGTGGTCCACCATCCATGGATACCAAGTGCCAGCACTCAATCGTGCCATTCAGCAGCAGTTGGAAAACATGGCGCACGTGATGTTTGGGGGAATTACACACAGGCCTGCCGCTGAGCTGACCCAAGCATTGCTGGAGGTCGTGCCCCAGGGATTAAAGCATGTATTTTACAGTGACTCTGGCTCAGTTGCCGTAGAAGTGGCCATGAAGATGGCGCTCCAATATTGGCATTCCAAAGGGCAAGGAAGTAAAAATCGTTTTGCCACGGTGCGAAGTGGCTATCATGGCGACACCTGGCATGACATGTCTGTATGCGACCCCGTCACCGGCATGCACAGCATTTTCAACAATCGTTTATCCCCACAAATTTTCCTACCTGCCCCACAATCGACATTCCATGGACAGCTGATACCGGAGGAATTAGAAGAAGTGGAACGGGTACTTTCTTCCCACCACGAAGAAATCGCCGCCTTTATCCTCGAACCGATCGTTCAAGGGGCGGGAGGCATGCGTTTTTACCATCCTGACTACCTCAACTCCCTAAAAACACATTGTGAAAAATACGACATCCTCCTGATCGCAGACGAAATTGCCACCGGTTTTGGGAGAACGGGGAAATTGTTTGCTTGCGAGCATGCAGCCATTACCCCTGATATCATGTGTATTGGTAAAGCCCTTACAGGCGGTTACATGTCATTTGCAGCCACGCTTTGTACTGCTGATGTGGCCCATACCATTTCGGACGGGTCGCCAGGGGTATTTATGCACGGCCCCACTTTTATGGGCAATCCATTGGCCTGTGCCACGGCATTGGCCAGCCTGGAACTGCTACTGGCCAAAGACTGGAAAGCTGAAATCCAGGCCATTGAAAGCCACTTGAATGATGCCCTTGCTGGTCTCCAAACCTTGGAGGCGGTCAAAGAGGTAAGGGTGCTGGGGGCCATAGGCGTGGTGGAGATGAAAGCTGAAGTGGACATGAAGGCCATACAAGCAGCACTCACCAAAAGAGGCCTTTGGCTTAGACCCTTTGGAAAACTGATCTATACGATGCCGCCTTTCGTGATCACTCCAGCGGAACTCCAGCAACTCACCAATGCCATGGTCGACAGCATCAAGGCTTATGGCGAAAAATTAACAGAAGAAAAGTAA
- a CDS encoding T9SS C-terminal target domain-containing protein, protein MKCKAFLLLSTILFLFGFHQAMATHIRAGEIIAERISTQSLTYRITVVGYTDTRSSVVFGPGEIHFGDGRVVENLNTESEFSTVESLGNQIEKNVFVITHTYQGPGEYTIRFQEFNRNDLTLNMDNSVDTPFYIETMITIDPFIGVNNSPVLTIPPVDNGQINTRYIHNPGAYDPDGDSIAYRFEDVVPLQDFQRPVNNYRSPASGEFSFNREDGSPNPYISMDPLTGDLIWDAPGIAGQYNVAFHIEEWRKIDGEYRKIGYVVRDMQIIIENSDNQRPQLQIPDDLCVVAGENIEAIIQGSDPDGDDIKIEVFGDPIEITSSPASYSPEETFQSSPGIVNFDWQTVCNHVRSREYQVRIRITDDPESGPALVDIRTWNIRVVGPPPVIQSVSQGVGRSANITWDPYSCTNSAESMQIWRSVNSNPYTPDSCETGIREGYELIGTTDMQTFEFLDNNDGEGLAPGNTYCYRLVATFPQPRGGESIVSEEFCLTVDVDVPIITNVSVEETNAENGEIFVKWTPPYDIDTQQFPGPYEYQLIRSEGFSGTGNMETVVTTSDTLFTDTGLNTEGLVYNYQVVLFDGGQAIDTSSMASSVWLQPTIINEAIELNWEFNVPWNNSIGQYTHEVYRNRTDPDASDADTFTLIAEVDVTANGFTFLDDGSHNGIPLSRETEYCYYVVTKGAYNVDMLTYPLINNSQIICARPDDNRLPCPPVLTFDGPVCEELLANEDCNFNAFYHDLSWEPDFSGDCDDELGSFNIYFSPTGDEGTFELVSTESSLSRDATLSDLEDYKGCYYITAVDRSGNESEPSNIVCVDNCPNYELPNAFTPNGDGTNDTFMAFDNPFPRCPRFVEAVEIKIYNRWGGLVFEYNSATSNENDIYIRWDGRDQNGNELPAGTYFYSATVLYDTNDESAGQEELKGHIQIIK, encoded by the coding sequence ATGAAATGTAAAGCTTTTCTCCTACTCTCCACCATCCTATTCCTCTTTGGATTCCATCAGGCCATGGCCACCCACATCCGGGCAGGAGAGATCATTGCAGAAAGAATATCCACCCAATCCCTCACTTATCGTATCACGGTAGTCGGTTATACGGATACACGGTCATCTGTAGTATTCGGTCCCGGAGAGATCCATTTTGGAGATGGAAGGGTAGTAGAAAATCTCAACACCGAAAGTGAATTCAGTACTGTCGAATCCTTGGGCAACCAAATAGAAAAGAACGTTTTTGTCATCACCCATACGTACCAAGGTCCCGGAGAATACACCATCCGGTTTCAGGAATTTAACCGAAATGACCTGACCCTGAACATGGACAATTCGGTCGACACGCCTTTCTATATCGAAACGATGATCACCATCGACCCATTTATAGGCGTCAACAATTCCCCAGTCCTTACCATCCCTCCTGTGGACAATGGCCAGATCAACACCCGTTATATCCACAATCCTGGAGCTTATGACCCGGATGGAGACAGCATTGCCTACCGCTTTGAAGATGTGGTTCCCCTACAGGATTTTCAGCGCCCCGTAAATAACTATCGAAGCCCTGCTTCCGGTGAATTCAGTTTTAACCGTGAAGATGGCTCCCCCAATCCATATATTTCCATGGATCCACTCACTGGAGACCTCATATGGGACGCCCCTGGAATTGCCGGACAATACAACGTCGCCTTTCATATTGAAGAATGGCGAAAGATAGATGGGGAGTATCGAAAAATCGGATATGTCGTCAGGGACATGCAGATCATCATTGAAAATTCGGACAACCAACGTCCACAACTCCAAATTCCAGATGACCTCTGCGTCGTAGCTGGTGAAAACATAGAAGCCATCATACAGGGAAGCGACCCTGATGGTGATGACATAAAAATTGAGGTTTTTGGTGATCCCATAGAGATCACCTCTTCTCCTGCCTCCTACAGTCCGGAAGAAACGTTCCAATCTTCTCCTGGTATCGTAAACTTCGATTGGCAAACCGTCTGTAACCACGTTCGATCCAGGGAATACCAGGTAAGGATCCGGATTACAGATGATCCTGAGTCTGGGCCGGCCCTGGTGGATATCCGTACCTGGAATATCCGGGTAGTGGGGCCACCTCCCGTCATCCAGTCGGTATCGCAAGGAGTCGGGCGATCCGCCAATATTACGTGGGATCCCTATTCCTGTACCAACAGCGCAGAATCCATGCAAATCTGGCGCAGTGTCAACAGTAACCCTTATACCCCCGACTCCTGTGAGACGGGCATCAGGGAAGGTTATGAGCTTATCGGCACCACCGATATGCAAACCTTCGAGTTCCTGGACAACAATGACGGCGAAGGACTGGCGCCTGGTAACACCTATTGTTACCGACTCGTCGCGACTTTTCCTCAGCCGCGAGGGGGCGAAAGTATCGTTTCTGAAGAATTCTGCTTGACCGTGGACGTGGACGTTCCCATCATTACCAATGTCAGCGTGGAAGAAACCAATGCAGAAAATGGAGAGATTTTCGTAAAATGGACACCTCCCTACGATATCGATACCCAGCAATTCCCCGGCCCTTATGAATACCAGCTGATCCGCTCGGAAGGGTTTAGCGGCACTGGCAATATGGAAACCGTGGTCACTACTAGCGACACCTTGTTCACCGACACAGGATTGAACACCGAAGGGTTGGTGTATAATTATCAAGTAGTGCTATTTGATGGCGGACAAGCCATTGATACTTCCAGCATGGCTTCTTCGGTATGGCTCCAACCTACCATCATCAATGAAGCCATCGAGCTCAACTGGGAGTTCAATGTTCCTTGGAACAACAGCATAGGCCAATACACCCATGAAGTTTATAGAAACAGGACTGATCCAGATGCCAGCGATGCCGATACCTTTACGCTGATCGCAGAGGTAGATGTTACCGCAAATGGATTTACCTTCTTGGATGACGGCAGTCATAATGGTATTCCCCTAAGCCGGGAAACCGAGTATTGCTATTATGTGGTCACGAAGGGAGCATATAATGTGGACATGCTGACGTATCCCCTCATAAACAATTCTCAAATTATATGTGCCCGTCCTGATGACAATAGGCTGCCCTGCCCTCCTGTCTTGACTTTCGATGGGCCGGTATGTGAGGAACTACTGGCCAATGAAGACTGCAACTTCAATGCTTTCTACCATGATTTGAGTTGGGAGCCTGATTTCTCAGGTGATTGCGATGATGAACTGGGAAGTTTCAACATCTACTTTTCTCCTACTGGTGACGAGGGGACTTTTGAATTGGTCAGCACCGAAAGCTCACTGAGCCGTGACGCGACCCTTTCAGATCTGGAAGATTATAAAGGCTGTTACTATATCACAGCCGTAGACCGTTCTGGAAATGAAAGTGAGCCCAGCAATATTGTTTGCGTGGATAATTGTCCCAATTATGAGCTTCCCAATGCCTTCACACCAAACGGCGATGGCACTAACGATACGTTTATGGCCTTTGACAATCCTTTCCCGAGGTGTCCAAGGTTTGTAGAAGCAGTCGAAATAAAAATCTATAACCGATGGGGCGGTCTGGTGTTTGAATATAACAGTGCCACATCAAACGAAAATGACATTTATATTCGTTGGGATGGTAGAGACCAAAATGGAAATGAGCTTCCGGCAGGCACTTACTTCTATTCGGCCACCGTCCTTTACGACACCAATGATGAAAGTGCTGGCCAAGAAGAATTAAAAGGCCATATACAGATCATCAAATGA